The Streptomyces sp. NBC_01244 genome contains a region encoding:
- a CDS encoding phage/plasmid primase, P4 family, with product MLFSDVLSRFSQVTEEADGGYLALCPGHGDSRPSLRIWRGDDHKVRITCRAGCRTEEVITAAGLRWVDLFDAAGEGLTVSSARPQLVGPEYTAALARYVDESAFLLQKRDDEAAARAAQYAAGRFGIDLAGAQEYGLGVDNGEFITGFPYRSRSFLAFPRLTVPLRDFTGVARGLQGRDLTGQCPGRWLSLMNPEGARWAQYGVFRGGGGYGVAIVTEGPGDALTAVAVGYDTVAVRGASLAGNPDLIRELAEGLRGSQVIVAGDHDPAGLGFTQRLAEGLAAHGVDVFALDIPTAGHDLTRWREDDPNAFPTALHRAVKAARPVRPAGSALVDGETGALVPDSDEGARAVQLMRDFAERYGSSDVLNAHALVAFLRGTIKHAPGLGFYMWNGKVWERSDTRVRQAIHYMGAALTVAAAEISAEHAEAGGDPKEDPGAALKKVALGFTQTRHIDSLIRELRAVPSVHVDASAFDAHPHLLTFANGTVDLRSGDLKPHSKGDLLTYGLDIDYRPEAECPRWLSFLLEVFPGSPELADYFRRLVGYGITGSVQEQCFVVLWGKGANGKSVATDTLTTVFRSITRTTAFSTFEEKPSGGIPNDIAQLRGSRLVMASEGESGKPMSEAILKRASGKDVMTARFMRQEFFEFKPSFLIVLSTNHKPRFRGQDEGLWRRVRMIPFTRYFAPHERDPYLDQKLTAEAEGIAAWAVKGAMEWHASGLQDPPVIADATREYRETSDALAGFFPGVLDRDDTAQMPGADAFTAYLDWCEAENLPLKERWTRRAFFGAMEERGVIRKKTNRGVALVGVRPAGDAPAPTGPGIFAG from the coding sequence ATGCTTTTCTCTGACGTTCTCTCGCGCTTCTCCCAGGTGACCGAAGAGGCGGACGGGGGCTATCTCGCCCTGTGCCCCGGGCACGGCGACTCCCGCCCGTCCCTTCGGATCTGGCGGGGCGATGACCACAAGGTCCGCATCACGTGCCGCGCCGGCTGCCGCACAGAAGAGGTGATCACGGCTGCCGGTCTCCGTTGGGTGGACCTGTTCGACGCTGCCGGGGAGGGCCTGACCGTCTCGTCCGCGCGCCCCCAGCTCGTGGGCCCGGAGTACACGGCAGCGCTCGCCCGGTACGTGGACGAGTCCGCTTTCCTACTCCAGAAGCGGGACGACGAAGCCGCCGCTCGCGCTGCCCAGTACGCCGCGGGGCGCTTCGGCATCGACCTTGCCGGCGCCCAGGAGTACGGGCTTGGAGTGGACAACGGGGAGTTCATCACCGGCTTCCCCTACCGCTCCCGGTCCTTCCTCGCGTTCCCGCGGCTTACCGTCCCGCTCCGCGACTTCACCGGCGTGGCCCGCGGGCTTCAGGGCCGGGACCTCACCGGGCAGTGCCCCGGGCGGTGGCTGTCCTTGATGAACCCCGAAGGGGCCCGCTGGGCTCAGTACGGCGTGTTTCGCGGCGGAGGCGGGTACGGAGTCGCCATCGTCACGGAGGGCCCCGGCGACGCGCTCACTGCCGTGGCCGTGGGCTACGACACTGTGGCCGTGCGGGGCGCGAGTCTGGCCGGGAACCCGGACCTGATCCGGGAGTTGGCGGAGGGACTTCGGGGCTCGCAGGTCATCGTTGCCGGTGACCACGACCCGGCCGGGCTGGGCTTCACCCAGCGTCTGGCGGAGGGCCTTGCCGCCCACGGCGTGGACGTGTTCGCACTCGACATCCCCACGGCCGGGCACGACCTGACCCGGTGGCGCGAGGATGACCCGAACGCCTTCCCCACAGCCCTTCACCGCGCGGTCAAGGCGGCCCGCCCAGTCCGACCCGCCGGCAGCGCGCTCGTGGACGGAGAGACCGGGGCACTCGTACCGGACTCCGACGAAGGCGCCCGTGCCGTCCAGCTCATGCGGGACTTCGCGGAGCGCTACGGCTCGTCCGACGTGCTCAACGCACACGCATTGGTCGCCTTCCTGCGGGGAACGATCAAGCACGCGCCGGGGCTGGGTTTCTACATGTGGAACGGGAAGGTCTGGGAGCGGAGCGACACCCGCGTTCGTCAGGCCATCCACTACATGGGGGCCGCCCTCACCGTGGCAGCCGCGGAGATCAGCGCGGAGCACGCGGAAGCGGGCGGAGACCCGAAGGAAGACCCCGGTGCCGCCCTCAAGAAGGTGGCCCTGGGCTTCACCCAGACACGACACATCGACTCCCTGATACGGGAGCTTCGCGCGGTCCCGTCCGTCCACGTGGACGCCTCCGCCTTCGACGCGCACCCGCACCTTCTGACCTTCGCCAACGGCACCGTGGACCTACGGTCCGGGGATCTGAAGCCGCACAGCAAGGGGGACTTGCTGACGTACGGGCTGGACATCGACTACCGGCCCGAAGCCGAGTGCCCGCGGTGGCTGTCCTTCCTTCTCGAAGTATTCCCAGGGAGCCCGGAGTTGGCGGACTACTTCCGCCGGCTCGTGGGCTACGGCATCACCGGCAGCGTTCAAGAACAGTGCTTCGTTGTCCTGTGGGGCAAGGGCGCCAACGGGAAGAGCGTTGCCACGGACACGTTGACCACGGTGTTCCGCAGCATCACGCGAACCACGGCCTTCAGCACCTTCGAGGAGAAGCCCAGCGGCGGAATCCCCAACGACATTGCCCAGCTCCGCGGGAGCCGGCTCGTCATGGCGAGCGAAGGCGAGAGCGGCAAGCCCATGTCGGAGGCGATCCTCAAGCGTGCGTCCGGCAAGGACGTGATGACCGCCCGGTTCATGCGGCAAGAGTTTTTCGAATTCAAGCCCAGCTTCCTTATCGTCCTTTCCACGAATCACAAGCCCCGCTTCAGGGGCCAGGACGAAGGTCTCTGGCGACGGGTTCGCATGATCCCCTTCACGCGGTACTTCGCTCCGCACGAGCGTGACCCCTACCTAGACCAGAAGCTCACCGCGGAGGCGGAGGGCATTGCCGCCTGGGCGGTCAAGGGCGCCATGGAGTGGCACGCCTCCGGCCTTCAGGACCCGCCCGTCATCGCGGATGCCACCCGGGAGTACCGCGAGACGAGCGACGCGTTGGCCGGGTTCTTCCCTGGCGTCCTTGACCGGGACGACACGGCCCAGATGCCCGGCGCGGACGCCTTCACGGCGTATCTCGACTGGTGCGAAGCGGAGAACCTGCCGCTCAAGGAGCGCTGGACCCGACGCGCCTTCTTCGGAGCCATGGAAGAGCGCGGAGTGATCCGCAAGAAGACCAACCGGGGCGTGGCGCTCGTAGGCGTCCGTCCAGCCGGCGACGCTCCGGCACCGACCGGCCCCGGCATCTTCGCGGGCTGA